The genomic stretch GATTTCGGAGGAATAGGCATTCACTAAAGCATTGATCTGCTGCAATTTATTTTCGGCAGCCATATTGGAACTCAAAACGGCCTTCAGCTTCACCACCATTTCTTTGGCCGGAGAAGCCGCATCCACCAGCTTGCCAAAACCACCGGGTATAAAACTAACTACACCGGTAGCCACTACCAAGCAGATCATCCCTACAATAAAGCGCCATTTATAGGGCAGGATAAACCGATAAATCTTTAGTGCGCTAACCATTTCCTTCCCGGAAATGATTTTCTTCTTTTTCTTCTCTTCACTTAATGCAGCCATGCAGAATAATTGCAGTGCAAAAGTATTTTTATTGAGGACTAAGAAGGGAGGGACTTAAAACAACATCCTGTATTGAGGCAGAATAAACAGCCCTTGCTGGTATTCGTTGTTTAGGGTATTTGTGCGTGGGTTATACACCTTGCGGAAAATATTCTTGATATTAAATATGTTCTGGAAATCGGTAGAGAATTCATGCGTCATCTTTTTAAAGCTAAATCGGTAGCTCAGTTTCATATCCATGCGGAAATAGTCCTTATACTTCTGCGAAAATGCCTGCTTATCAAGCAACACCTCGGCGCGGGCTGCTTCACTGGCCAGGAGGTCAATCGGAGTATAATAACGACCGCCGGCAGTGGTGATCTTAGCATCGGCGGCAAAGGTATGGCGCTTCACTTTGTTCTTTTTTCCTCCAAACAAAATCTGGTAACCGCCCAAAGCATTCACTACATACTTTCCGTTGAAGGCCGTGTTCCGCCAAATATTATCGCTCGCTTTATAATGCGATTGGAAGATGGAACTGGTCACTAAGAAGTAATATCCCTTGCTGAAAAACTTCTCTGCCGTAATTTCCAAGCCATAGTTTCTACCCTTCCCCTTATTCACCAGATAGGTATTATCGGGTGTTCCAAAATCGGCACCGGCATTCAACATGCTGAACGAACTGCGGAACTGCTCAATCGGCACTTTGTCAATATATTGAAAATAGGCCTCGGCCTTGATGTGGAAATCCTTTAGAAAGAACCAGTCATAACCCAACACCAAATGCTGACTGCGCGAAAAGCCCATGTTGAGGTTGGTTGGCTTGCCGTCCATAGCGACCAGATCGTAGTTATAGTAAGTAGGCAGGGGCTGCACTTGGTGATGCAAGCCATAACCCAAGCTGACCGACTGCTTCTCGGTGAATTGGTATTTCAAACTGACGCGCGGCTCGGCTGCAAAGCTTTTGCTGATGCTGAAGAACTGAAAGTGCAGCCCGCTATTGAGCGACAACTGTTCGCTGAACTTATGCTTCCACATACTGTACAGTTGCGCCAGCGCACCATAACCGGTGCCGTATTTGCGCGGATAGAAACCTGTTTGAATCAGCACGCTATCAATAAATTTAACGTCATAAACATCTACCATCACGCCGGAAGTAACCGTATTGCGCGAATCTATTTTGTAGTTATACATCAAGTGGGCGCTATACTTATTCTGCCGCATCAATACCTTTTGATTGCGCACAATCTCTTCGCGATTATCCGGATTGATAGAATCAATATTCACCACTGCGGCTTATGGTGCGAAGCCCCCAACATC from Bacteroidota bacterium encodes the following:
- a CDS encoding TonB-dependent receptor, whose translation is MNIDSINPDNREEIVRNQKVLMRQNKYSAHLMYNYKIDSRNTVTSGVMVDVYDVKFIDSVLIQTGFYPRKYGTGYGALAQLYSMWKHKFSEQLSLNSGLHFQFFSISKSFAAEPRVSLKYQFTEKQSVSLGYGLHHQVQPLPTYYNYDLVAMDGKPTNLNMGFSRSQHLVLGYDWFFLKDFHIKAEAYFQYIDKVPIEQFRSSFSMLNAGADFGTPDNTYLVNKGKGRNYGLEITAEKFFSKGYYFLVTSSIFQSHYKASDNIWRNTAFNGKYVVNALGGYQILFGGKKNKVKRHTFAADAKITTAGGRYYTPIDLLASEAARAEVLLDKQAFSQKYKDYFRMDMKLSYRFSFKKMTHEFSTDFQNIFNIKNIFRKVYNPRTNTLNNEYQQGLFILPQYRMLF